One window of Bactrocera tryoni isolate S06 chromosome 2, CSIRO_BtryS06_freeze2, whole genome shotgun sequence genomic DNA carries:
- the LOC120767897 gene encoding apoptosis-resistant E3 ubiquitin protein ligase 1 isoform X3, whose protein sequence is MWSPESEINSIAMATTMRHSQSSSSGISSLSSCGDPERLPELPPGDEQRLQRAALHLQQKLILREWLRDHRLQHHYQRLLAVEVASLEDVYWLEDSRATKILGKDWQLWSQARQNLPTSKAQLDALKAQLWSTVVKSSQHQDAWTWGGMLVVSVSVAGLVTLAAMTQPSLAPEARHSLLQYVTGKYLLPANCKVQWDWKDPAAVGGTMCFVVRFFQRNGQPYPICDTDQFFVEVTEGTRKVVTISELGSSTDPNNANIAKVKFTVRTAGQYKISVLIGSSHISGSPFTKTFVPGPIDARRSRFIRPASTVICCAGTPTMLHIEPRDEFGNACNFDENDDPVKGYRVEIFDLNGEPIEKLHHAIAFNYDRVNTRVTVTALFPEPICLRAVISYLEQKLPNGDFDIIVLSGSDTTLVHKNIASRKHNICYEAKLLSIYGTPKSKPRKVLCYVGPKQNSLIFQVTIKEMILKFIPKRIATFRLCPSTKFHFLPTMATQPHGPVFIIDDGAQPKIELASRDRNIIAATFTHFLLKNIGGSETFKDKQDFFYHEVRKFHASYYHEKLALRVNREKILESSMKATKGFSVSDWCGNFEVTFQGEQGIDWGGLRREWFELVCSALFDPRGGLFCTFHDKHQALVHPNPNRPSHLKLKHFEFAGKIVGKCLYESALGGTYRQLVRARFTRSFLAQLIGLRVHYKYFEQDDPDLYLSKIKYILDTDLDATDSLELYFVEEVYDTSGQLSKTVELTPNGSKVRVSNATKNQYLDALAQQRLCSSVKEEVDAFLKGLNGIIPDNLLSIFDENELELLMCGTGEYSIADFKAHHIINGNSAEFRRVLAWFWAAVSNFSQTEMARLLQFTTGCSQLPPGGFQELNPQFQITAAPTFGNLPTAHTCFNQLCLPDYESYEQFEKALLLAISEGSEGFGMV, encoded by the exons ATGTGGTCGCCGGAATCGGAAATTAATTCCATTGCAATGGCCACAACGATGCGTCATTCGCAGTCATCGTCATCAG gcatctCCTCCTTGTCCAGTTGTGGCGATCCGGAACGTCTCCCCGAATTGCCACCTGGCGATGAACAACGCTTACAACGCGCTGCACtacatttacaacaaaaactcatTTTACGCGAATGGTTACGTGACCATCGCTTACAACACCACTATCAGCGCCTACTAGCCGTCGAAGTAGCATCACTCGAAGATGTCTACTGGTTGGAGGATTCACGTGCTACAAAAATACTCGGTAAAGATTGGCAATTATGGTCGCAAGCACGCCAGAATCTGCCCACATCCAAGGCACAATTGGATGCACTTAAGGCACAACTTTGGTCGACCGTGGTGAAATCCAGTCAACATCAAGATGCCTGGACATGGGGTGGCATGTTAGTGGTATCCGTATCGGTCGCCGGACTTGTCACGTTGGCCGCCATGACACAACCATCACTGGCGCCGGAAGCACGTCATTCACTTCTACAATATGTgactggaaaatatttattacctgCCAATTGCAAAGTGCAATGGGACTGGAAGGATCCAGCGGCAGTAGGTGGCACAATGTGCTTTGTTGTACGTTTTTTCCAACGTAACGGACAGCCTTATCCCATCTGTGATACAGATCAATTTTTTGTCGAAGTCACCGAAGGTACACGTAAGGTTGTAACTATTAGCGAGCTGGGCTCATCAACAGATCCGAATAATGCGAATATCGCCAAAGTGAAATTCACTGTACGCACAGCGGGACAATATAAAATCTCAGTGCTCATCGGTTCCAGTCACATTTCCGGTTCACCTTTCACCAAAACATTTGTACCCGGACCAATTGATGCGCGTCGCTCGCGCTTCATACGTCCGGCTAGCACGGTAATATGTTGTGCCGGTACGCCGACAATGTTGCACATTGAACCGCGCGATGAGTTCGGAAATGCTTGTAATTTCGATGAAAACGATGATCCGGTAAAG GGCTATCGTGTCGAGATTTTCGATTTGAATGGCGAACCCATTGAAAAACTACATCACGCCATCGCCTTCAACTATGACCGCGTGAATACGCGTGTTACCGTGACGGCGCTGTTCCCGGAGCCAATATGTCTGCGTGCCGTTATAAGCTACCTTGAACAGAAGCTGCCAAACGGTGATTTTGACATCATCGTTCTGAGTG GCAGTGACACCACGTTAGTGCATAAAAATATCGCATCACGTAAACATAATATTTGCTATGAAGCCAAATTATTAAGCATCTACGGCACACCGAAGAGTAAGCCACGTAAAGTTCTCTGCTATGTGGGGCCCAAACAA AATTCACTTATTTTTCAGGTGACCATCAAAGAGATGATACTCAAATTTATACCCAAACGCATTGCGACATTCCGTCTGTGTCCGTCAACTAAGTTCCATTTTTTGCCCACAATGGCCACACAGCCACATGGACCGGTGTTTATAATTGATGATGGTGCCCAGCCGAAAATCGAATTAGCATCACGTGATCGCAATATTATTGCGGCaacttttacacattttttgttgAAGAATATTGGTGGTTCGGAAACGTTTAAGgataaacaggactttttctATCATGAAGTGCGAAAATTTCATGCGAGCTATTATCATGAAAAGCTCGCATTGAGGGTGAATCGTGAAAAGATATTAGAGAGCAGCATGAAAGCTACTAAAGGTTTCTCCGTATCAGACTGGTGTGGTAACTTTGAGGTTACATTTCAGGGAGAACAAG GCATCGATTGGGGTGGCTTACGCCGTGAATGGTTCGAATTGGTTTGCAGCGCACTGTTCGATCCACGCGGCGGTCTCTTCTGCACATTTCATGACAAGCATCAAGCGCTGGTACATCCAAATCCAAATCGACCATCACATCTCAAGCTGAAACATTTCGAATTTGCCGGCAAGATTGTGGGTAAATGTTTGTATGAAAGTGCATTGGGCGGCACTTATCGGCAGCTGGTGCGAGCACGTTTTACCAGATCATTTCTGGCGCAACTCATCGGTTTGCGCGTGCACTATAAG TACTTCGAACAAGACGATCCCGATTTGTATCTatccaaaatcaaatatattttagatacAGATTTAGATGCAACCGACTCATTAGAATTGTATTTTGTCGAAGAAGTTTACGATACCAGTGGGCAATTGAGCAAAACTGTTGAGCTAACGCCGAATGGCTCGAAGGTGCGCGTCTCGAATGCGACTAAAAATCAATATCTCGATGCTTTGGCGCAACAACGGCTTTGTAGTAGCGTTAAAGAAGAGGTTGATGCATTTCTAAAGGGCCTAAATGGTATTATACCGGATAATTTGCTGAGCATTTTCGATGAGAACGAATTAGAG cTTTTGATGTGCGGCACCGGCGAATATTCGATAGCCGACTTCAAGGCTCATCATATCATAAATGGGAATTCCGCTGAGTTCCGACGTGTCCTGGCTTGGTTTTGGGCGGCTGTTAGTAATTTTAGTCAAACTGAAATGGCACGTTTGCTGCAATTCACTACAGGTTGTTCACAATTGCCACCAGGCGGTTTTCAGGAATTGAATCCACAATTTCAAATAACTGCAGCACCGACGTTCGGTAATCTACCGACAGCGCACACGTG CTTCAATCAGCTCTGCCTGCCCGACTACGAGAGTTACGAACAATTTGAGAAGGCACTTCTACTGGCTATAAGTGAGGGCAGTGAAGGTTTTGGCATGGTTTAA
- the LOC120767897 gene encoding apoptosis-resistant E3 ubiquitin protein ligase 1 isoform X2 has product MSKRLMKLLVALVLTLMFTVSLLKLVLLLWSTYPTWLYAEPNTVDEWLEQQQLSQYKQLFRDKGISSLSSCGDPERLPELPPGDEQRLQRAALHLQQKLILREWLRDHRLQHHYQRLLAVEVASLEDVYWLEDSRATKILGKDWQLWSQARQNLPTSKAQLDALKAQLWSTVVKSSQHQDAWTWGGMLVVSVSVAGLVTLAAMTQPSLAPEARHSLLQYVTGKYLLPANCKVQWDWKDPAAVGGTMCFVVRFFQRNGQPYPICDTDQFFVEVTEGTRKVVTISELGSSTDPNNANIAKVKFTVRTAGQYKISVLIGSSHISGSPFTKTFVPGPIDARRSRFIRPASTVICCAGTPTMLHIEPRDEFGNACNFDENDDPVKGYRVEIFDLNGEPIEKLHHAIAFNYDRVNTRVTVTALFPEPICLRAVISYLEQKLPNGDFDIIVLSGSDTTLVHKNIASRKHNICYEAKLLSIYGTPKSKPRKVLCYVGPKQVTIKEMILKFIPKRIATFRLCPSTKFHFLPTMATQPHGPVFIIDDGAQPKIELASRDRNIIAATFTHFLLKNIGGSETFKDKQDFFYHEVRKFHASYYHEKLALRVNREKILESSMKATKGFSVSDWCGNFEVTFQGEQGIDWGGLRREWFELVCSALFDPRGGLFCTFHDKHQALVHPNPNRPSHLKLKHFEFAGKIVGKCLYESALGGTYRQLVRARFTRSFLAQLIGLRVHYKYFEQDDPDLYLSKIKYILDTDLDATDSLELYFVEEVYDTSGQLSKTVELTPNGSKVRVSNATKNQYLDALAQQRLCSSVKEEVDAFLKGLNGIIPDNLLSIFDENELELLMCGTGEYSIADFKAHHIINGNSAEFRRVLAWFWAAVSNFSQTEMARLLQFTTGCSQLPPGGFQELNPQFQITAAPTFGNLPTAHTCFNQLCLPDYESYEQFEKALLLAISEGSEGFGMV; this is encoded by the exons gcatctCCTCCTTGTCCAGTTGTGGCGATCCGGAACGTCTCCCCGAATTGCCACCTGGCGATGAACAACGCTTACAACGCGCTGCACtacatttacaacaaaaactcatTTTACGCGAATGGTTACGTGACCATCGCTTACAACACCACTATCAGCGCCTACTAGCCGTCGAAGTAGCATCACTCGAAGATGTCTACTGGTTGGAGGATTCACGTGCTACAAAAATACTCGGTAAAGATTGGCAATTATGGTCGCAAGCACGCCAGAATCTGCCCACATCCAAGGCACAATTGGATGCACTTAAGGCACAACTTTGGTCGACCGTGGTGAAATCCAGTCAACATCAAGATGCCTGGACATGGGGTGGCATGTTAGTGGTATCCGTATCGGTCGCCGGACTTGTCACGTTGGCCGCCATGACACAACCATCACTGGCGCCGGAAGCACGTCATTCACTTCTACAATATGTgactggaaaatatttattacctgCCAATTGCAAAGTGCAATGGGACTGGAAGGATCCAGCGGCAGTAGGTGGCACAATGTGCTTTGTTGTACGTTTTTTCCAACGTAACGGACAGCCTTATCCCATCTGTGATACAGATCAATTTTTTGTCGAAGTCACCGAAGGTACACGTAAGGTTGTAACTATTAGCGAGCTGGGCTCATCAACAGATCCGAATAATGCGAATATCGCCAAAGTGAAATTCACTGTACGCACAGCGGGACAATATAAAATCTCAGTGCTCATCGGTTCCAGTCACATTTCCGGTTCACCTTTCACCAAAACATTTGTACCCGGACCAATTGATGCGCGTCGCTCGCGCTTCATACGTCCGGCTAGCACGGTAATATGTTGTGCCGGTACGCCGACAATGTTGCACATTGAACCGCGCGATGAGTTCGGAAATGCTTGTAATTTCGATGAAAACGATGATCCGGTAAAG GGCTATCGTGTCGAGATTTTCGATTTGAATGGCGAACCCATTGAAAAACTACATCACGCCATCGCCTTCAACTATGACCGCGTGAATACGCGTGTTACCGTGACGGCGCTGTTCCCGGAGCCAATATGTCTGCGTGCCGTTATAAGCTACCTTGAACAGAAGCTGCCAAACGGTGATTTTGACATCATCGTTCTGAGTG GCAGTGACACCACGTTAGTGCATAAAAATATCGCATCACGTAAACATAATATTTGCTATGAAGCCAAATTATTAAGCATCTACGGCACACCGAAGAGTAAGCCACGTAAAGTTCTCTGCTATGTGGGGCCCAAACAA GTGACCATCAAAGAGATGATACTCAAATTTATACCCAAACGCATTGCGACATTCCGTCTGTGTCCGTCAACTAAGTTCCATTTTTTGCCCACAATGGCCACACAGCCACATGGACCGGTGTTTATAATTGATGATGGTGCCCAGCCGAAAATCGAATTAGCATCACGTGATCGCAATATTATTGCGGCaacttttacacattttttgttgAAGAATATTGGTGGTTCGGAAACGTTTAAGgataaacaggactttttctATCATGAAGTGCGAAAATTTCATGCGAGCTATTATCATGAAAAGCTCGCATTGAGGGTGAATCGTGAAAAGATATTAGAGAGCAGCATGAAAGCTACTAAAGGTTTCTCCGTATCAGACTGGTGTGGTAACTTTGAGGTTACATTTCAGGGAGAACAAG GCATCGATTGGGGTGGCTTACGCCGTGAATGGTTCGAATTGGTTTGCAGCGCACTGTTCGATCCACGCGGCGGTCTCTTCTGCACATTTCATGACAAGCATCAAGCGCTGGTACATCCAAATCCAAATCGACCATCACATCTCAAGCTGAAACATTTCGAATTTGCCGGCAAGATTGTGGGTAAATGTTTGTATGAAAGTGCATTGGGCGGCACTTATCGGCAGCTGGTGCGAGCACGTTTTACCAGATCATTTCTGGCGCAACTCATCGGTTTGCGCGTGCACTATAAG TACTTCGAACAAGACGATCCCGATTTGTATCTatccaaaatcaaatatattttagatacAGATTTAGATGCAACCGACTCATTAGAATTGTATTTTGTCGAAGAAGTTTACGATACCAGTGGGCAATTGAGCAAAACTGTTGAGCTAACGCCGAATGGCTCGAAGGTGCGCGTCTCGAATGCGACTAAAAATCAATATCTCGATGCTTTGGCGCAACAACGGCTTTGTAGTAGCGTTAAAGAAGAGGTTGATGCATTTCTAAAGGGCCTAAATGGTATTATACCGGATAATTTGCTGAGCATTTTCGATGAGAACGAATTAGAG cTTTTGATGTGCGGCACCGGCGAATATTCGATAGCCGACTTCAAGGCTCATCATATCATAAATGGGAATTCCGCTGAGTTCCGACGTGTCCTGGCTTGGTTTTGGGCGGCTGTTAGTAATTTTAGTCAAACTGAAATGGCACGTTTGCTGCAATTCACTACAGGTTGTTCACAATTGCCACCAGGCGGTTTTCAGGAATTGAATCCACAATTTCAAATAACTGCAGCACCGACGTTCGGTAATCTACCGACAGCGCACACGTG CTTCAATCAGCTCTGCCTGCCCGACTACGAGAGTTACGAACAATTTGAGAAGGCACTTCTACTGGCTATAAGTGAGGGCAGTGAAGGTTTTGGCATGGTTTAA
- the LOC120767897 gene encoding apoptosis-resistant E3 ubiquitin protein ligase 1 isoform X1: protein MSKRLMKLLVALVLTLMFTVSLLKLVLLLWSTYPTWLYAEPNTVDEWLEQQQLSQYKQLFRDKGISSLSSCGDPERLPELPPGDEQRLQRAALHLQQKLILREWLRDHRLQHHYQRLLAVEVASLEDVYWLEDSRATKILGKDWQLWSQARQNLPTSKAQLDALKAQLWSTVVKSSQHQDAWTWGGMLVVSVSVAGLVTLAAMTQPSLAPEARHSLLQYVTGKYLLPANCKVQWDWKDPAAVGGTMCFVVRFFQRNGQPYPICDTDQFFVEVTEGTRKVVTISELGSSTDPNNANIAKVKFTVRTAGQYKISVLIGSSHISGSPFTKTFVPGPIDARRSRFIRPASTVICCAGTPTMLHIEPRDEFGNACNFDENDDPVKGYRVEIFDLNGEPIEKLHHAIAFNYDRVNTRVTVTALFPEPICLRAVISYLEQKLPNGDFDIIVLSGSDTTLVHKNIASRKHNICYEAKLLSIYGTPKSKPRKVLCYVGPKQNSLIFQVTIKEMILKFIPKRIATFRLCPSTKFHFLPTMATQPHGPVFIIDDGAQPKIELASRDRNIIAATFTHFLLKNIGGSETFKDKQDFFYHEVRKFHASYYHEKLALRVNREKILESSMKATKGFSVSDWCGNFEVTFQGEQGIDWGGLRREWFELVCSALFDPRGGLFCTFHDKHQALVHPNPNRPSHLKLKHFEFAGKIVGKCLYESALGGTYRQLVRARFTRSFLAQLIGLRVHYKYFEQDDPDLYLSKIKYILDTDLDATDSLELYFVEEVYDTSGQLSKTVELTPNGSKVRVSNATKNQYLDALAQQRLCSSVKEEVDAFLKGLNGIIPDNLLSIFDENELELLMCGTGEYSIADFKAHHIINGNSAEFRRVLAWFWAAVSNFSQTEMARLLQFTTGCSQLPPGGFQELNPQFQITAAPTFGNLPTAHTCFNQLCLPDYESYEQFEKALLLAISEGSEGFGMV from the exons gcatctCCTCCTTGTCCAGTTGTGGCGATCCGGAACGTCTCCCCGAATTGCCACCTGGCGATGAACAACGCTTACAACGCGCTGCACtacatttacaacaaaaactcatTTTACGCGAATGGTTACGTGACCATCGCTTACAACACCACTATCAGCGCCTACTAGCCGTCGAAGTAGCATCACTCGAAGATGTCTACTGGTTGGAGGATTCACGTGCTACAAAAATACTCGGTAAAGATTGGCAATTATGGTCGCAAGCACGCCAGAATCTGCCCACATCCAAGGCACAATTGGATGCACTTAAGGCACAACTTTGGTCGACCGTGGTGAAATCCAGTCAACATCAAGATGCCTGGACATGGGGTGGCATGTTAGTGGTATCCGTATCGGTCGCCGGACTTGTCACGTTGGCCGCCATGACACAACCATCACTGGCGCCGGAAGCACGTCATTCACTTCTACAATATGTgactggaaaatatttattacctgCCAATTGCAAAGTGCAATGGGACTGGAAGGATCCAGCGGCAGTAGGTGGCACAATGTGCTTTGTTGTACGTTTTTTCCAACGTAACGGACAGCCTTATCCCATCTGTGATACAGATCAATTTTTTGTCGAAGTCACCGAAGGTACACGTAAGGTTGTAACTATTAGCGAGCTGGGCTCATCAACAGATCCGAATAATGCGAATATCGCCAAAGTGAAATTCACTGTACGCACAGCGGGACAATATAAAATCTCAGTGCTCATCGGTTCCAGTCACATTTCCGGTTCACCTTTCACCAAAACATTTGTACCCGGACCAATTGATGCGCGTCGCTCGCGCTTCATACGTCCGGCTAGCACGGTAATATGTTGTGCCGGTACGCCGACAATGTTGCACATTGAACCGCGCGATGAGTTCGGAAATGCTTGTAATTTCGATGAAAACGATGATCCGGTAAAG GGCTATCGTGTCGAGATTTTCGATTTGAATGGCGAACCCATTGAAAAACTACATCACGCCATCGCCTTCAACTATGACCGCGTGAATACGCGTGTTACCGTGACGGCGCTGTTCCCGGAGCCAATATGTCTGCGTGCCGTTATAAGCTACCTTGAACAGAAGCTGCCAAACGGTGATTTTGACATCATCGTTCTGAGTG GCAGTGACACCACGTTAGTGCATAAAAATATCGCATCACGTAAACATAATATTTGCTATGAAGCCAAATTATTAAGCATCTACGGCACACCGAAGAGTAAGCCACGTAAAGTTCTCTGCTATGTGGGGCCCAAACAA AATTCACTTATTTTTCAGGTGACCATCAAAGAGATGATACTCAAATTTATACCCAAACGCATTGCGACATTCCGTCTGTGTCCGTCAACTAAGTTCCATTTTTTGCCCACAATGGCCACACAGCCACATGGACCGGTGTTTATAATTGATGATGGTGCCCAGCCGAAAATCGAATTAGCATCACGTGATCGCAATATTATTGCGGCaacttttacacattttttgttgAAGAATATTGGTGGTTCGGAAACGTTTAAGgataaacaggactttttctATCATGAAGTGCGAAAATTTCATGCGAGCTATTATCATGAAAAGCTCGCATTGAGGGTGAATCGTGAAAAGATATTAGAGAGCAGCATGAAAGCTACTAAAGGTTTCTCCGTATCAGACTGGTGTGGTAACTTTGAGGTTACATTTCAGGGAGAACAAG GCATCGATTGGGGTGGCTTACGCCGTGAATGGTTCGAATTGGTTTGCAGCGCACTGTTCGATCCACGCGGCGGTCTCTTCTGCACATTTCATGACAAGCATCAAGCGCTGGTACATCCAAATCCAAATCGACCATCACATCTCAAGCTGAAACATTTCGAATTTGCCGGCAAGATTGTGGGTAAATGTTTGTATGAAAGTGCATTGGGCGGCACTTATCGGCAGCTGGTGCGAGCACGTTTTACCAGATCATTTCTGGCGCAACTCATCGGTTTGCGCGTGCACTATAAG TACTTCGAACAAGACGATCCCGATTTGTATCTatccaaaatcaaatatattttagatacAGATTTAGATGCAACCGACTCATTAGAATTGTATTTTGTCGAAGAAGTTTACGATACCAGTGGGCAATTGAGCAAAACTGTTGAGCTAACGCCGAATGGCTCGAAGGTGCGCGTCTCGAATGCGACTAAAAATCAATATCTCGATGCTTTGGCGCAACAACGGCTTTGTAGTAGCGTTAAAGAAGAGGTTGATGCATTTCTAAAGGGCCTAAATGGTATTATACCGGATAATTTGCTGAGCATTTTCGATGAGAACGAATTAGAG cTTTTGATGTGCGGCACCGGCGAATATTCGATAGCCGACTTCAAGGCTCATCATATCATAAATGGGAATTCCGCTGAGTTCCGACGTGTCCTGGCTTGGTTTTGGGCGGCTGTTAGTAATTTTAGTCAAACTGAAATGGCACGTTTGCTGCAATTCACTACAGGTTGTTCACAATTGCCACCAGGCGGTTTTCAGGAATTGAATCCACAATTTCAAATAACTGCAGCACCGACGTTCGGTAATCTACCGACAGCGCACACGTG CTTCAATCAGCTCTGCCTGCCCGACTACGAGAGTTACGAACAATTTGAGAAGGCACTTCTACTGGCTATAAGTGAGGGCAGTGAAGGTTTTGGCATGGTTTAA